The DNA sequence AAAAAGATATAATTCCCGGACGGAATACTTGAGGGAGAAAAAACTACGATTCTATCCGTGATACTTCGTAACATCATGCTTTAGTTCAAGTGGGGCAAGGCCCATAAACTATAAATCATCATCAAGGATTCAATTACAGACGAACAGTcataataatgaataatgtcGATATCGAAAGCCCTTAGATAAGAgaaaatctaattttgattttattgggAAAATACCCCCTCTACGGCAAAATTCTAGGGAGACCATCCGTTCGTAACTTTTACACTGTACAAGATCACGTGAAACAAGAAACCAACTTGACGCAAGCGTCAAAGATACAAGGCCGCAGAAGATGAAAGAAatccattttcatttatttttcttttagatCGGATCACACTGGCGATATGCATTTTGAACATCTCTTCGAGAGGAAGAGTTAATTATGAAGTCATATTTTAATTAAGTTACCTTATAATTGCTGTGGTAACAAAATTAGTAGAAACAATTTTACGCAGAAGGAGTAGTCcctttaagatatatatatatatatatatatatatatatatatatatatatatatatatatatataatatttaatcaaaaatGAGATCAAAAGTAATTGAATGCATTTGAACCCGAAACATATGCAGTACAATTTGACAAGTCtaatatttattacattttttatgtaaaatgcagttttagtagaaagtaatctggaaaaaatgaTAACCTCTGCTGGACTGGAACTCGTTATCTACAGTTCAGCAAatatctttctctctctctctctctctctctctctctctctctctctctctctctctctctctctctctcatcttttATTGATAATCTTCAAATAAAATCTACATAAaactaaaacatttaaacatcAACATATCTTTGGTTTTTCTGACTGGGGGATTTCTATACAAGATTTTTCtcgtaaataataataataatgtcctttatttaaacaggatagcacaataagtttaaaaactagtttacattgtggtcctgaaaacatacACAGACAGcggtattatacagatacaatataagaTAGTATATAaaggtatgttgtatacatacatgtacgctatttacatatttaaaactgaaaataaaacaaaataaataaacaaatagaaataaaactgaaaataatcaaaaacaaatctatatggttttaatttcccgaatgaaaacaaaattctaaGATTTAAGCGGATTTAACAGTTTCTAACAGTTTCCAATGTtggataatattttgaaaattctggcatattattccataactgcgaaccgtaaattgtaaacgatcttctaaaatactgtgtcttttttctctatataatgaattactttgacttaatctgGTAGATTCGTGGACATGCATActgaaaaacatctaaataatcgGGGGTTagaccatgtaaaactttgaagacaatagtgatagttctatatacaaaatagtacGACAGAGGCATCCATCTAAGTTGCTGcatcatttctgttgtaggtgtataaaaatttctttttaaaatcactctAGCAGCTCGCTTTTGAAGTTTGCATAATTTGTAAAGACCGtccttgtttttcatattgccCCAAACAGTACAAACAAGTCTGTTCTGTTTTCAACAACACAAAGTTGATAGTGATTATATGAAATATGTCTTAATTAAAATATACTTGCATAAGCGATCGAGATCTGTCAACTTTTTTTGTTTTCGTTCAAATATATTTGCTaacctactcagctaggcaataaaatctaaaaggaatagacaaatattgctagcatttatattttcattcatgttttgaaagaaagtcaaccattatgacgatgtggTATACCTCCTGATTTATTTCTAGGTCCTCCAcgtatcaggggcggatccatgaattgcggttacgggggtgtcactttatgaggcagggggtctgggggccgccttgaggcccccaacgggtccatggcgaagccctggtgggggcccagggggcgaagccccggaagctcctggattttacagattttatatggcttgaaatatgtctcctgtttaagtcatttgtactattttctatcattttttatgtggtgaaataagtaaaatgatgctaattttaaggggttttggaaaaaaataatttctcccgataaagaaattcaagaaatcaaaagattttgtcatttatttcaccACGagaggaagaaattattgcttttttaaagttgttttatcgtttagtacatttttctaaacaagataccacaatTTACTTTAAATAAGACATTTTTAGGGGAGCACCgactgcgcccccccccccccccccccccttaaatccgccactgcgtATTACATTGATTTAGAGATACAATCACAGGAGTCCCACAGACATGAAAACATCAATTCCACATAAACGCACGTACAGTTTGAAAACCCGTATCAGATAAATGTATGCATTTCGTGGTACGTGAAATATGCATTTCATTTACATTAAAACTTGTCTTGCTATGAACACTTGATGCTTAGTAAGAAGACTCAGCCGATTAGTGTTAACTAGTTGACCTATAACGGTCCGGAGGTGAATTATACTGCAAGGACAAGCTCTGAATCTGACTTGGAGAAATCTCGATGATATAACTACATTGTACATAGCATGATATCTCACAAAACTTCTATTGCCAACTTACAGGCGTTTGTTAATGGGAACAGAAACACACAATGTAGTACAAAACTGTATCTGAACATGCAAGGTTTCTCATCTTTCTCTGACGGTTACAAATGAATCAGAAATGGAAAAAACCACAGCGTATAGCACCCAATTAAACCTCCATAACGCCAACAGGTCCCAGGGTGTTTAGTGTAACAATAGGAGCCAATCGCCTCTTTCTCTGCCTGATTACATTGTCCaaacaaatttgttttcattccgTCAGGAATTGGGCGCAGAACCCGTGATCAGACCACGAAGACATGTTTTGACAATATCTGGTACACAACCATTCAACAGATGTCCGAGTAAAAAGGCTAATATTAACGTATATCTGATCAGATTGATTGTCACTCAACCGGCAAAAGAGAAACAAACGATACTCATTCAGATCAACAATCTACAATATATTATCGTAACTGAACTTAAGAAGCGTCTTctatttttctttaattaattagatatatatttaatcttGATCGAATTTTGTCAGTTTGTTGGACTGAAATGAATTCTTGTATTAACCATACGTTTCTACAAAGCTATTATCCTCGTTTGATGTAATAATCAAGGagtaatatgaaaataattatcaaaatggaTTTCTTCTCTACTAGACCTATCAGACATTTTGGAGATCTAAGAATTATCTTTTTCACCTCATTCAAAACACATTTGTCTGTGCTGAACCCACGCTGTTGTACAAGCAAAGCAATATGTTGTCTCataatttcaacaaagtgtaataaatgtaataaaacgtttcagttgaaaagaaaagacaatcCTTTTTTAATGAATCTACAAtatgtcccgtggggatccgggttaaaacaggtcctcagtaccccttacttgtagtaagaggtgactaaatggggcggtccttcggatgagaccgcaaaaactgaggtcccgtgtcgcagcaggtgtggcacgataaagatcactccctgctcaaaggccgtaagcgccgagcataggcctaaattttgcaacccttcaacggcaatggtgacgtctccatatgagtgaaatattctcgagagggacgttaaacaatatataatcaatcatatAAAATCCGTCAgacctttttctttttcttctcgACGGACTAattctcatttttattttttgtcctaatggaataaaaaaaacaatgaaatatgtgtTTTGCCCAGATTAACGTATACTTCTTTTAAAACATTCTTCATGTTCATGATCGCCATTTTAATAAATCACTGCGCTTAAACGTATTAAAATTCCTTTGCTGGCGGGGTTTATTTTATTGTTAGGTAATTTTATACACCATCCGCACGTGTGCTTTTCCGGAAGCCGTTTCTGGTAGAACTTGCAACAGTTCCGTTTAGAACACTAATATCTGCCAAATCAATTACAGGGTAACAGACTGCAGCTCTCTGATTTTTGTCGTGTTCTCTACTGATACTTGTTTCATCTGAAGCACTTCTGTCGATAGGTGGCGCGAGTGTTGCGCTAACAATATGACTGTTCTTCCAGTGAATTACAATACCCCACTCTGATCTCATAAGTAAACATTAATCTTCGTCTATTTTACAAATAAGATTTGTTCAATGTATATAAATGACCGCCATATACAAAAATCAATTAATGACAGTGAAAAATATTTCTCCCCTCGTAACATCTGGTGCGGGCTGAAAGTGAACGTAGCTATTTCGGACGCGTGCGAGTTCGCACTTTAAAATTCACGAGAAATGACGAGAATTAGTTGTTGGATCCTGTGTTCTTTGATTCTGTTTGTGAGTGGAAATGACGACGCCAAACGGCTGTATTATGACTTGTTGAAAAGATCCTACAACAAACTGATCAGACCCGTGAGCAACAGTTCGGACAAACTGATCGTCAAGATGGGGATCCGACTGTCACAGCTCATCGACATTGTAAGTAGTTTCTCGTTCCTAAACCTGCATAATAACTATTTATGTTATGTATGTTTGTACCGGcatatatataggtcatcaaTCTGATACATATTCCATTTCGCGTTACGCAACATCAAATTAGATTAATTTGATTTAGAGTTAAACTGGTAGGGTATCTTGGATTAGTAGTTTAGTCGGATGTGGAACCGATTTCCGGACACCAGTGAGAATAATACTTCATGCAGTTTTAATCAATTCCGGACATTGGACTTGAAATTTTCTATTGTAGTATTCTCTTCGCGATACCCTCTTCAACTTTATATAATTGTTCACAGTATTGTGGCTTGTTAATTAATGGGAATCGAAATGAAAATCAATAGCAAAGAAAAAGCACGTGCATTTGTACGTCTATATACTTATCCTGTCACCATGGACACTGTGTTGGGACTCAGACACGACCTGGCGAGCTGGCTGCTTGTTTCTCCATACTTTCCTTTGTGAAATTGTCTAATGTGGCACCGCTGTCATTCCAGCTCTGtatgaatattcaaatttttctccaatatatacaattgtaattGCTTTCTctcttgtgtattgattgaGTTAAAAGTATTGACACAGGACAGGCCCCATAGCTAATTTCTTTGTTCCAAATATTTCTTTCAGATATATAGATTTGTATGTTGCATATTTGTTGCATTACTCTTCTAAACTTTACTTCTCTTTTTCTTAATTTAtgatgttttgatgttttcatagCCATTAATAGATCACAGCTGTGTACTTCTCTTTACTTTATTAAAGTGCAATTCCAGAAAACGTTTACTTTTCCTCGGGTTATGTTACACGTGTATACAGAATCTTGATATTGTATCACTATATACATACGCTTCTTGTAAGtgaaaaatgtaaaacaaagaattaaacaaaataaacgCACTAAAAAAAGACGGAACATCTTATACTGGCTGTACGTTAGGGACGGAGATAGCACCATAATCAACAAAATTCTACAGTATTTTAACCTAGTAAACTTTAGATATCTCTCTTCGATGTTAACATGTTTGTCTTtggttttgtaaattttatttacgtTTTCTTTCAggtttgcaacaaaaatatagaCTTTCACAACTGAATTTTGGCAATCCCTCTATTTGGGTCATACGAGCTCATTTTGTGAAAATCTTATTAAAAGAATTCATGTACAATACATCATGATACATAGTGCAGTTTAtcggatttttaaaaaaccttaaATCTTTTCTTAAATGACATCAACACATCAATTTTTTAATAAAACCTCAACCAAGCGTGTAAAATTGTACCCGTATACTAAAAGAAACAAGAAACCTATGAATAATACAAAGTGGGTTTTCATTTTCCTCATTAACTTTCATTGATGGAGCCAAAATATCCTTTTGCTATCGTAGATTACTCTAAATCAATTTTTGTTCTTCTATTCTAAAACAGAAACCATGTACCGCCCAATTTGCCTTGAGCATTTCTTGTTACCctcattgatttttattttaaaactggAAGTTGTAAACAAACTGTAGAGGAATACTTCTAAAATGTTTGAACATCCCCGTGTACAACATGAAACCAAGCAATGAATGCTGTATATTAAACCAGTAATTACCAACGATGATTCTTCCTCGGAACAAGTCCTGTCAATTTAACCATGATTGATTTAATATCGTTTTCTGAGTTCATCATTCATATTTTGGACAATTTATTCAATAGTTTTCAGTCTATCCTCATCAAATCTTCTTCGACATCCCCTGATTCCCGCGTCAACTCTTCCGGCCGCGTGATAAATTGTCCCTTGTCAAATAAATCCCCGAGATCTGTCGCGGAGGAATATATAAGTTGGATATATTTTGGCGcaacaataaaaacatttacatgtccACTGAGAATAATGTTTACTGTCTCCGTGGGATAGCCCTATTACTTATAACTGAATATTACAGACGAAGGACATTAAGACATCACGGCCGAAATTAGTCAATATCAGGGTATCTTCATTTATAGAGcacatatataagaaaacaaATGACTTGATTATTATGAATTCATTTGTGataattatcgcaatatttcggtTAATTAACTATTAGGATTAATTACTATATTcataagaaagacaaaatgcTATAAgcattttgtatactttgaaaacatgcgaTATGTCCTTTAAGGGAATAATTGAAAAGCAGTTAAGTTCTATAGCTTTAAAATTTAGAGCGTGTCGAAGATAAAACATTGCAGATCGCCCGGAAGCAATATCGCCCAGTCTCAATGAAATTTGATGGATATGAACAACTTACAATAGGTGTTACAATTAGATGGATGTTTTTAAAATTAGCTTTAAAACCTTGCTTTTGgacataattttcaatttaaggTAGTTTCACCCTCATGTGACGAGATGTAAACTAGAAAAACTATTAATTTTCCCTTAATGTCGCTTAAGGGGCATTACAtgtagctgtgaaagtgatggcaacaatttttttcttaaaatatctCAATAGAATAGgaatgtatattaatgactaaaaacatttatattctacaaaaaacaagagaaacctaatgaAACTACgttaaataaccacttttagaCTTTTTCTGGtacccagtgaataaaattcctacAAAAGATATATTCCTATCTTATATCCGGGTAAGTTTATACTTGTTTCTAGTACTGAGTTACTCGTACACATGATTTAATTACAATTGTTTGTAGGTCAGGATGACTTGTTTGTTGTGCATGTAATTGCCACCATTGAATTGTTATAGACAAGTTCACAAAATTACAGCATTGTAGAAAGTAATTTCTGTAGAATACTTGGTAACTTATTTAGCTTGGTCCAGCTACACATCTTCAAGTGAACACATATActatataacaaacagtatTCAATTTATCAATCTGTGTATCTTGAAATAGTTAATGGTATATTACAAACGAAGTTTAAAATAAAGCCAGTGATAggataatatttaaaatttgcTTTAAGTTATACACTGTCCACAGAAATTGAACCCCTCGCTACACATAGATCTGCCGTGTCTTTGACACCTGTGTCTCTTGTAACATTGGATTGAGAAGCCTCTGTTGTTTGCTgtctattttttttctaatcatTAACTTGAATCTTTTAATTCCCTATCGTATTTAAAGCCCCCACAGAGGCTTGGAACAAGTGCTGGGGATAGAAAGGTCCATTTTCTTCACACATTCTGGAGTGTTAAGCACACACAGCAGTGGTTTCTTGAACCACTTATAACGTCACGCAACGCCCTGAAGAGGGCGCTGGGTGCATGGCCTCTCACGATTATAAAGTTTCTGTGGAGTGCCTGAGAAtcaattttggagaaaattggaaagcatgtttttaaaagtttgtttacaaagaGTCTATAAGAAAGGGATAATAATGATCTTTCTATTCTTGTATAGCAACTATTAAGACATCATAGaatgattttattcaaatgtCCTTGAATTTTAGAAACAATGAATCTTTTGAGAGGTTCATTTTAAGCATTATTTGTCTTATTCTATAActatatatttcaaagaagTAAAACTTTGTACGTATTGATGGTTTACTTCGTATACTAGTATTATCCCAAGTGCTTGACGTTACACATTAAAAAGCACGTACATTCATGTATTTAGTATAGGCACTTGATTTTCAGCATTATTTTAGGCCTTTGGTGATGTCAAGCGCCTGTAAATTGATGTACAACTATGAACACATTTGCTGGTTTTACTCAATATTCTAGTGATCTAAAATCAGATTACCATGAAACAGAATACCGTAACCCTCTACCCTCTGTGTAAGGCTTCTTGTTAATCTAAATTTATGCTACTGTTTTGTGTCTTTGGCAGGATGAGAAGAATCAGATTATGACGACAAACGTTTGGCTTAGACAGGTATTGATCAGCTGTTCACACCAAAACTGAATTCCGAAAACTTCAAACACTGTGATTTTCACTCCAGTCTATCCAATTATGAAGGTGCtcgataggattaattatattaaGTCCTGGGAGCTCAGGCTCTGAAGGAGGGCCCCTATAGGAAATAAACATCCTGGTTTTCTTTTCATCTTCcttttcatttagaaatcttAAAGGCAAATGAACTTGTGCCATAATATTATTATCTGAAATCATAAAACGGAGTCGGATTTGACTTTTGATGAACGTGTTCAGAGCTTTGGTATCCACTGGAGTTAAGCCAATATCCGAACCATTGGCTTtaatatgtatgtatatctcAAACTAATGCATTCTCGGTTCTCTATATAATTTTCCAGACCTAAAGTATAACAAGATGGGTCATCTTACTTTGGTAGAAGATAGTCTAAATCTGAACCCGTTGTAGTGATGACTTCTACTTAACTTAGGCTAATGCCGTACACGTCTACATACCATGAGAGTTATTAATAGACCAGATATATGTAACCTAAGTTCAGACTTGGTAGACAGGAACAGCTGGTCACACTTCCACTCTCTGACTTTCTGTATTTTGGGATGAATGCATGTTTAttgagatgtacatgtatgtattatttttgtttgtatatctAACAACATGCAATGTATCGCTGAGTTTTGTGCTGATGATAGCAATCACTGCTGTAATTATTCCACACACCCTTCTCCACACCTCACTTGCACGTCTAATGCTTACTCTTCCATTAATACTAATTCTACGTCTAGTACAGTCGCCTTTCTACTTCGTACATTTGCAAAGTTTAGTCGTGGTTCTCTTTTCATGATAGAATTTAGTCCATGTGAACTTTATTGCTTTGCAATGAGATTTAAAAATGCGATTAtcttgtataatatatatatatatatatatatatatatatatatatatatatatatatatatatctttaatctTTAGTTAGTTAGTTAGTGCATGCAAGAATCCTTGTGGCTGGTTtcaccaacaacaaaaaaccaaaacaaaaaaaccaaaaaaccacACGCACAGACACACTAATGAGTAAGATAAGAAAACAATAAAGTAACCACCACAATGTCTTAAGTAAGAATCTGTAGATGTATTTTATCTGCTAATTAAGAAATCTGAAAGTTATAGATAACAAAGAACTATCAGGATTGATTCTGTGTTTCAGTAATACTTTTTGTGAACCAGGCCACATTATAATAGACGTATTAGCTTTAGGTGATCTGATATAAGGTGGTATTTGGTTCGACTCTCTGATTGCCCCCGGTCATTGCTATCATGCGTCTTCATTACTAATTGTCACCTTTTTCTGCCACCTTTCCTCCCTGCTGCCTGCTCACCCATTAGGAATGGTATGACTACAAACTCTCCTGGAACCCGCGGGAATACGGTGGTGTGGATAGGCTCTACGTCCCCGCTAAAGATATATGGCTACCGgatattgtattgtataataAGTGAGTAGACTATCACTAAAACGTGTCGATATCTTATTATGTTGAAATCTTATTTTGATTCGTGGGTGAAAGTGTTTGCCAGTTGAAATGTTGCTTGAGAATCTGTATTAGAAGCATGATTACTTCTCGGGGATACCAGTCAATCACTCTATACCTTGTTATTTAGTAAATATAAACCACCAATCCGCGTGCTTTAGAGGGAACGACTCATTTAGTCCCAAGAAACATGGAAGATACTGCAAACAATGTCATGTCAATAATTTAAATcttaaaaatgaacattttgaatgttttaatgtacacgctttttgatatacatgtaccaaattaTTTATAAGATACCAAATTATTTATTACATACCAAATTATTTTCATGTCTAATCAGACATATGTACTCATTGAcaattgaaattttatattaGTGATATTGACTATGTACTTATCATATATAACCTAGTTCTACCATGAAAATTCACAATATGATAGTATAGTAACTTGACGTAGTTGTCTTCCATGTGATGGAGGTTTGGTTTTGCTTTTTGTCACGAGGTAGCGGTCTCATAAGGTTTACTAACCACTAACTAAGGTAAGGTGAAGGTTATTGACTTTTCACCTCTCTGTACCGGAAGGAGTGGTATGACAATGGGTTAACCTGGAACCCCGTGGAGTACGGGGGGATTAAGACGATAGAGGTCCCCATAGATGACATCTGGAACCCGGATGTTGTGCTCTTCAACAAGTGAGTAGGGAaggatatttgaaaaaaaaaatatagggaAATAAAACTCAAAATTAGATAAGTTTGAGTGAACATTATAGACAGACAACTAGTAATTCGTAGTTATTGATTAAAAATTGTCTCATCTAATTGTTCAGCGTTCTAGAAAACGTGCAGAACGATCACGTTTCGTATTATGTCAAAACGCTACGGATGTAGCATATGTCTGGAAAGAGAAACTtatatgaatacagataaaagattCAGTGTCTGTCTTTTAACAGTGCCGATGGTAATTATGAGGTGACCCTGATGACGAAAGCTATCCTCCATCCCGATGGCAAGGTGGTGTGGGAGCCCCCTGCTATCTACAAAAGTTCCTGTATGATCGATGTGGAGTTCTTTCCCTTTGATATCCAGCTGTGTATCATGAAGTTTGGGTCATGGACCTACGACGGAAATCAAGTGGATCTCGTCCATCTGTGTGTTTCCGAAAGCTCGTCCACGGAGGTCATTCAGAAAGGGATAGACTTCCGGGATTTCTACCCCAGTGTGGAGTGGGACATTTTAGAGGGATCCGCCCAGAAACATTATAAACGCTACATCTGCTGTCCCTCTCCATTCCCTGACATCACATTCAGTATCACCATGAGGAGAAAGACTTTGTTCCACACGGTCAATCTGATCATTCCATGTGTATCCATATCATTTCTGACAGTCCTCGTCTTCTATCTCCCTAGTGACAGTGGAGAGAAAATTACTCTCTGTATTTCAATTTTGCTCTCATTAACCGTGTTTTTCCTGCTTCTCGCTGACATAATCCCCCCTACGTCAATTGTTGTTCCATTGATCGGAAAGTATTTACTTTTTACTATGATATTAGTGACTTTGTCCATCCTTGTAACTGTGATAGTACTTAACGTCCACTTCCGCTCGCCTTCTACTCATACAATGGCGCCATGGGTGAGAAGAGTGTTCTTAAATGTTTTGCCACGTCTTTTAATCATGCGCCGGCCAAACTTGGACAATGATCACAACACAAGGAGAGTGATTAGGACTTGTAACGGTGTAGAAATGACTGAATCGTACAAAGATATGATTCGTCGTAGAGCGGAACAGAGGAAATTCGAGAACAGCAGCAACTTTCACGACGCTGTTGAGGACGAACTAATGGGTATTACCAAGGAAACGGATCTAAGCGTCCGCCGTCGACAGAAACCGGTTCCCCGGGAGATTAAGGACGCCGTAGACAGTGTGTGCTTCATTGCTGAGCATCTAAAGAAGGACGACAAAGAAAACTCGGTAAATTACGGATTTATTACACACATAAATAAAACTACACTTCTCACGATAGCTTGCATTTGTTGGAAAttctaaataacaaaaaaaaacataattatatcTGTTACAGTTACATTAGTAAAATAGTTTCATAACAGGAAAGAATCTGCAGCTGCATCATCGTTGATTTATGTTTATGGCTTTTTTTCTAACTGCAGATAAAGGAGGACTGGAAATACGTTGCTATGGTGTTAGACAGACTTTTTCTGTGGATATTCACGATAGCTTGTGTGGTAGGGACGTTTGGAATCATCCTACAAGCTCCCACCCTCTATGATGACAGGCAAACCCTGACCCCACAGGCCCCCGATGATAGTTGTATCAAACCTGATTTCTGATAATGATGTCATGTTTATTCAATTTCAACGTCAGATCATGGTGCCACATCATATTGAGTTTTGAGGACAACGCCGTATTGCTAGTGATTATCACtgtagactttttaaaaaaaatgaacaacGATGAACACAAATTACCATGCAATAATTTATACTCGATTCGAATTTACTCACTGTCTATTTGTCCTTTTCTACATGCACGTGTACAAGTACAATTTCAGACACCCGCCCACCTATATATGGAATTTTAATGACTCGAGTTCACAAATATTCCACAttaacactttttaaaacttgaattAGCACACCCGGTCGATAAATGTCAGgcttttttatgtttaaatacatgtatacatatacattgttcGATATCACATGTGTAGAAAAATATGTAACACGTCATTACGTGAAACAAAGAGTCCAGGAAACATATCAAAGAaagagaatgagagagaatgCAATAAAATCAATTCCGTGTAGACAAGGTGTGTTATGTTCGTGTTTGTTAATTCCaagtttatttttgataaaatttaataaatattatgTACACTTTGTTACATCGTGTATGTCAAGATGGTTCAGTTGCTATTGGTCTTCTCCTGGGAGGATGACATGATGAGCGTTGTGTAGATACGGACACCAGCTGGTGACAATCCCGCTGACTTTGATCATGAGCCGGAGATGGGATTTGTACAGAAGGCCTCTTCCACCCCAGGCCACGGAAGAAACAAGTCGCAGAAAGACAGAGTCTAGACAAAATGGATCAGCAGCTATAATTAGCTTAAGCTTAGTTCAGTACTTTCTGCCTAACAATACAATTTAAATTTGTCGTTTACTGGGAAATTATTTCCTCAGAAATCTGCAGATGCTC is a window from the Ostrea edulis chromosome 5, xbOstEdul1.1, whole genome shotgun sequence genome containing:
- the LOC125651884 gene encoding acetylcholine receptor subunit alpha-like 1 isoform X1 — its product is MTRISCWILCSLILFVSGNDDAKRLYYDLLKRSYNKLIRPVSNSSDKLIVKMGIRLSQLIDIDEKNQIMTTNVWLRQEWYDNGLTWNPVEYGGIKTIEVPIDDIWNPDVVLFNNADGNYEVTLMTKAILHPDGKVVWEPPAIYKSSCMIDVEFFPFDIQLCIMKFGSWTYDGNQVDLVHLCVSESSSTEVIQKGIDFRDFYPSVEWDILEGSAQKHYKRYICCPSPFPDITFSITMRRKTLFHTVNLIIPCVSISFLTVLVFYLPSDSGEKITLCISILLSLTVFFLLLADIIPPTSIVVPLIGKYLLFTMILVTLSILVTVIVLNVHFRSPSTHTMAPWVRRVFLNVLPRLLIMRRPNLDNDHNTRRVIRTCNGVEMTESYKDMIRRRAEQRKFENSSNFHDAVEDELMGITKETDLSVRRRQKPVPREIKDAVDSVCFIAEHLKKDDKENSIKEDWKYVAMVLDRLFLWIFTIACVVGTFGIILQAPTLYDDRQTLTPQAPDDSCIKPDF
- the LOC125651884 gene encoding acetylcholine receptor subunit alpha-like 1 isoform X2, whose translation is MTRISCWILCSLILFVSGNDDAKRLYYDLLKRSYNKLIRPVSNSSDKLIVKMGIRLSQLIDIDEKNQIMTTNVWLRQEWYDYKLSWNPREYGGVDRLYVPAKDIWLPDIVLYNNADGNYEVTLMTKAILHPDGKVVWEPPAIYKSSCMIDVEFFPFDIQLCIMKFGSWTYDGNQVDLVHLCVSESSSTEVIQKGIDFRDFYPSVEWDILEGSAQKHYKRYICCPSPFPDITFSITMRRKTLFHTVNLIIPCVSISFLTVLVFYLPSDSGEKITLCISILLSLTVFFLLLADIIPPTSIVVPLIGKYLLFTMILVTLSILVTVIVLNVHFRSPSTHTMAPWVRRVFLNVLPRLLIMRRPNLDNDHNTRRVIRTCNGVEMTESYKDMIRRRAEQRKFENSSNFHDAVEDELMGITKETDLSVRRRQKPVPREIKDAVDSVCFIAEHLKKDDKENSIKEDWKYVAMVLDRLFLWIFTIACVVGTFGIILQAPTLYDDRQTLTPQAPDDSCIKPDF